From Actinoplanes oblitus, a single genomic window includes:
- a CDS encoding M20/M25/M40 family metallo-hydrolase: protein MNTSAVDEVTALCQDLLRIDTTNTGDPRTTVGERAAAEYVAEKLADAGIESRLLESAPKRANLVARIPGADRSRGALLVHGHLDVVPADPSEWSVGPFSGEIKDGYLWGRGAVDMKDFDAMVLAVVREWQRIGYTPPRDIVLAYTADEEAGMEYGSQWLVQNHPGEFEGCTEAIGEVGGYSYTVNDDLRLYLVQTAEKGLDWLKLHAYGRPGHGSFIHDDNAVTALAEAVAAVGRHRFPVVVTPTVRAFLEQVSEALRIDLDPDDPELAISKLGPIANLIGATIRNTANPTRLEAGYKDNVIPGKASATIDCRTLPGQAESFLAELRDIIGPDVEIEHVHRQPAVETEFGGPLVDAMAAALRAEDPGARTVPYLMSGGTDAKAFSTLGIRCFGFAPLQLPPDLNFAALFHGIDERVPVEGLKFGVRVLDRLLRNS from the coding sequence ATGAACACCTCCGCCGTGGACGAGGTCACCGCCCTCTGCCAGGACCTGTTGCGCATCGACACCACCAACACCGGAGACCCGCGGACCACCGTGGGCGAGCGGGCCGCCGCCGAGTACGTCGCGGAGAAACTCGCCGACGCGGGCATCGAGTCGCGCCTGCTGGAGTCGGCCCCGAAACGCGCCAACCTGGTCGCCCGGATCCCCGGCGCCGACCGGTCGCGCGGCGCCCTGCTGGTCCACGGCCACCTCGACGTCGTCCCGGCCGACCCGAGCGAGTGGTCGGTCGGCCCGTTCTCCGGGGAGATCAAGGACGGCTACCTGTGGGGCCGTGGCGCCGTCGACATGAAGGACTTCGACGCCATGGTGCTGGCCGTGGTGCGCGAGTGGCAGCGGATCGGGTACACCCCGCCCCGGGACATCGTGCTGGCGTACACCGCCGACGAGGAGGCCGGGATGGAGTACGGCTCGCAGTGGCTGGTGCAGAACCACCCGGGCGAGTTCGAGGGCTGCACCGAGGCGATCGGCGAGGTCGGCGGCTACTCCTACACGGTCAACGACGACCTGCGACTCTACCTGGTGCAGACCGCCGAGAAGGGGCTCGACTGGCTGAAGCTGCACGCGTACGGGCGGCCCGGGCACGGCTCGTTCATCCACGACGACAACGCGGTCACCGCGCTGGCCGAGGCGGTCGCCGCGGTCGGCCGGCACCGCTTCCCGGTGGTCGTCACGCCGACCGTGCGGGCGTTCCTCGAGCAGGTCAGCGAGGCGCTGCGGATCGACCTGGACCCGGACGACCCCGAACTGGCGATTTCCAAGCTCGGCCCGATCGCCAACCTGATCGGCGCGACCATCCGCAACACCGCCAACCCGACCCGGCTCGAGGCCGGGTACAAGGACAACGTGATCCCGGGTAAGGCGTCGGCCACCATCGACTGCCGCACCCTGCCCGGCCAGGCGGAGTCGTTCCTGGCCGAGCTGCGGGACATCATCGGGCCGGATGTGGAGATCGAGCACGTGCACCGGCAGCCGGCGGTGGAGACGGAGTTCGGCGGGCCGCTGGTGGACGCGATGGCGGCGGCGCTGCGCGCGGAGGACCCGGGGGCGCGTACCGTGCCGTACCTGATGTCCGGTGGAACGGACGCCAAGGCGTTCAGCACTCTGGGCATCCGATGCTTCGGGTTCGCCCCGTTGCAACTTCCGCCCGACCTGAACTTCGCCGCCCTGTTCCACGGCATCGACGAGCGAGTGCCGGTGGAGGGGCTAAAGTTCGGCGTGCGTGTGCTCGACCGACTGCTCCGAAACAGCTAG
- a CDS encoding hemerythrin domain-containing protein, which produces MADVNLPPLPPVGGTISGRSVVDVLNEQHRQILDLTSGDVSDSTHSVLIATLSRHLSAEEQYLYPAIREAVPDGDRIADRELAEDHTLLTLMKEGRRDELIAAIHRHVEADTTELFPLLEQMVPADDMIRLGNRVETAEEAAPTRPHPGTPATPPWNKVIDPLVGAIDKLRDVATARPTYPRDL; this is translated from the coding sequence ATGGCTGACGTGAATCTTCCCCCGCTTCCGCCGGTGGGTGGCACCATCTCCGGGCGCAGCGTCGTCGACGTCCTGAACGAGCAGCACCGCCAGATCCTCGACCTGACGTCGGGGGATGTCTCGGACAGCACTCATTCCGTCCTCATCGCCACGCTGTCCCGGCACCTCTCCGCCGAGGAGCAGTACCTCTACCCCGCGATCCGGGAAGCGGTACCGGACGGCGACCGGATCGCCGACCGCGAGCTCGCCGAGGACCACACGCTGCTGACCCTCATGAAGGAGGGCCGCCGGGACGAGCTGATCGCCGCCATCCACCGGCACGTCGAGGCCGACACCACGGAACTGTTCCCGCTGCTGGAGCAGATGGTCCCGGCCGACGACATGATCCGCCTGGGCAACCGGGTGGAGACCGCCGAGGAGGCCGCGCCGACCCGCCCGCACCCCGGCACGCCGGCCACCCCGCCGTGGAACAAGGTGATCGACCCGCTGGTCGGCGCCATCGACAAGCTTCGCGACGTGGCTACCGCCCGGCCCACGTATCCGCGCGATCTGTAA
- a CDS encoding LysR family transcriptional regulator — MNLELRHLKVVCAIAETGSVTKAASQLGLAQPALTAQLQRIERTLGGPLFDRDRRGARPTALGELVLSRARVLLPAMKGLQDEAARLAAGGSQQLSRYRMGAIGGPVFAHLLHRLSADQPEAQISTYASYYVDELATMVLNGKLDFAQVGVCGDALPSADYGLVWDTIAVDAVCVLMREDHPQAKGTEVDLAEMASEQWSAAAGDGCFETCFAASCARAGFTPRRVLETDARACIDMVELGVAIGLCQPTFRPPAGLTTRPLKGAPLRWRLLLGWHPESPAARFAPKVLELAREAYQDVIARNEGYVEWMREQAAGSPTSA; from the coding sequence ATGAACCTGGAGCTGCGGCACCTCAAGGTGGTCTGCGCCATCGCGGAGACTGGCAGCGTGACCAAGGCCGCGTCACAACTCGGCCTGGCCCAACCGGCGCTCACCGCCCAACTGCAGCGGATCGAGCGTACGCTGGGCGGCCCCCTGTTCGACCGGGACCGGCGCGGCGCCCGGCCCACCGCCCTCGGCGAGCTGGTGCTCTCCCGCGCCCGGGTCCTGCTGCCCGCCATGAAAGGCTTGCAGGACGAGGCGGCCCGGCTGGCCGCCGGCGGCAGCCAGCAGCTCAGCCGTTACCGGATGGGCGCCATCGGCGGCCCGGTCTTCGCCCACCTGCTGCACCGGCTCTCCGCCGACCAGCCGGAGGCGCAGATCTCCACCTACGCGTCGTACTACGTCGACGAGCTGGCCACCATGGTGCTCAACGGCAAGCTGGACTTCGCCCAGGTCGGGGTCTGCGGCGACGCGCTCCCGTCGGCCGACTACGGCCTGGTCTGGGACACCATCGCCGTCGACGCGGTCTGCGTGCTGATGCGCGAGGACCACCCGCAGGCCAAGGGCACCGAGGTGGACCTGGCCGAGATGGCCTCCGAGCAGTGGTCCGCGGCGGCCGGCGACGGCTGCTTCGAGACCTGCTTCGCGGCGTCCTGCGCGCGGGCCGGCTTCACCCCCCGCCGCGTCCTCGAGACCGACGCGCGAGCCTGCATCGACATGGTGGAGCTGGGCGTCGCGATCGGGCTGTGCCAGCCGACCTTCCGCCCGCCGGCCGGGCTCACCACCAGGCCCCTCAAGGGGGCGCCGCTGCGCTGGCGGCTGCTGCTGGGCTGGCACCCGGAGTCGCCGGCCGCCCGGTTCGCGCCGAAGGTGCTGGAGCTGGCCCGCGAGGCGTACCAGGACGTGATCGCCCGCAACGAGGGCTACGTGGAATGGATGCGCGAGCAAGCGGCCGGGTCACCCACGTCCGCCTGA
- a CDS encoding ATP-dependent Clp protease ATP-binding subunit gives MGPGGPGQWDDLFARFFGAAEPRRAAQRIDIARYMSNDARQVLADAARRAADIGAGDGVLADLDTDHLLWAVLQQEPMKQTVRRAGADPQTLLTELDARLGDDASRTAAANRRADMGAAGRENGREQVALTPAAKRALLDSLQISRAVGASYIGPEHILMALGLNGDSVAGRLLAGRLDPRAIPHVEAPAGPVGGGQGSSRGGSRGGGGHTPTLEQFGVDLTEVARRGEIDPVIGRADEIEQAVEILSRRTKNNPVLIGEAGVGKTAIVEGLAQRIVDGDVPLTLQDKRVFQLDLAGLVAGTRYRGDFEERLRKVIDEIQASGDELIVFMDEIHTLVGAGGGGEGGGMDAGNMLKPALARGQLRVIGATTLDEYRKHIEKDAALARRFQPVLVGEPTVEDAVAILRGLRDNYEAHHQVRITDEALDAAAVLSDRYITDRYLPDKAIDLIDQAGARVRLRTKMPDADLRERERQLEQLSRDRDQAVHAENYEVASQLRDQINELKAQIAGAGAGADGVPRVTDADIAEVVSRATGIPVAQLTEAERDRLLRLEQHLHQHVIGQEDAVVAVAEAVRRSRAGLGDPDRPVGSFLFLGPTGVGKTELARSLAEALFGEPDRMIRLDMSEFQERHTVSRLVGAPPGYIGYGEAGQLTEAVRRRPYSVVLLDEIEKAHPDVFNILLQVLDDGRLTDSQGRTVSFKNVVLIMTSNLGSDLISGTTRSVGFGGAENGRSPDDDLRDRLDRRLKEQLRPEFINRIDEIIIFRQLETDQLRKITEMLLESTRRRLHAQDVRLEITTAAVDWLADKGYQPEFGARPLRRTIQRELDNRLSKMLLGADLAPGQTVRVDARDGALIFDVESPTLSTR, from the coding sequence TTGGGGCCGGGTGGACCCGGTCAGTGGGACGACCTGTTCGCGCGCTTCTTCGGTGCGGCGGAGCCGCGCCGGGCGGCGCAGCGGATCGACATCGCGCGATACATGAGCAACGACGCCCGGCAAGTGCTGGCCGACGCCGCCCGCAGGGCCGCCGACATCGGCGCGGGCGACGGGGTCCTGGCCGACCTGGACACCGACCACCTGCTCTGGGCCGTCCTGCAGCAGGAGCCGATGAAGCAGACCGTGCGCCGCGCCGGCGCCGACCCGCAGACCCTGCTCACCGAGCTGGACGCCCGGCTCGGTGACGACGCCAGCCGCACCGCCGCGGCGAACCGGCGCGCCGACATGGGCGCGGCCGGCCGGGAGAACGGGCGGGAGCAGGTCGCGCTGACCCCGGCTGCCAAGCGGGCGCTGCTGGACAGCCTGCAGATCTCCCGGGCGGTCGGCGCCTCGTACATCGGGCCGGAGCACATTCTGATGGCGCTCGGGCTGAACGGCGACTCGGTCGCCGGGCGGCTGCTGGCCGGCCGTCTCGACCCGCGGGCGATCCCGCACGTGGAGGCCCCGGCCGGACCGGTCGGCGGTGGCCAGGGCAGCTCCCGTGGCGGGTCGCGCGGTGGCGGCGGGCACACGCCGACGCTGGAGCAGTTCGGCGTGGACCTGACCGAGGTGGCCCGGCGCGGCGAGATCGACCCGGTGATCGGCCGGGCCGACGAGATCGAGCAGGCCGTTGAGATCCTGTCCCGGCGCACCAAGAACAACCCGGTGCTGATCGGTGAGGCGGGCGTCGGCAAGACCGCGATCGTGGAGGGCCTGGCCCAGCGGATCGTGGACGGCGACGTGCCGCTCACCCTGCAGGACAAGCGGGTGTTCCAGCTGGACCTGGCCGGCCTGGTGGCCGGCACGCGCTACCGCGGCGACTTCGAGGAGCGGCTGCGCAAGGTGATCGACGAGATCCAGGCGTCCGGGGACGAGCTGATCGTCTTCATGGACGAGATCCACACCCTGGTCGGCGCCGGTGGCGGTGGCGAGGGCGGCGGGATGGACGCCGGCAACATGCTGAAGCCGGCGCTGGCCCGCGGGCAGCTGCGGGTGATCGGCGCGACCACCCTGGACGAGTACCGCAAGCACATCGAGAAGGACGCGGCGCTGGCCCGGCGCTTCCAGCCGGTGCTGGTCGGCGAGCCGACGGTGGAGGACGCGGTGGCGATCCTGCGCGGTCTGCGGGACAACTACGAGGCGCACCACCAGGTGCGGATCACCGACGAGGCGCTGGACGCCGCGGCGGTGCTCTCCGACCGGTACATCACCGACCGGTACCTGCCGGACAAGGCGATCGACCTGATCGACCAGGCCGGCGCCCGGGTGCGGCTGCGCACCAAGATGCCGGACGCCGACCTGCGCGAGCGGGAGCGGCAGCTGGAGCAGCTGTCCCGCGACCGGGACCAGGCGGTGCACGCGGAGAACTACGAGGTCGCGTCGCAGCTGCGCGATCAGATCAACGAGCTGAAGGCGCAGATCGCCGGGGCCGGCGCGGGTGCCGACGGGGTGCCGCGGGTCACCGACGCGGACATCGCCGAGGTGGTCTCCCGGGCCACCGGCATCCCCGTCGCGCAGCTCACCGAGGCCGAGCGGGACCGCCTGCTCCGCCTGGAGCAGCACCTGCACCAGCACGTGATCGGGCAGGAGGACGCGGTCGTCGCGGTCGCCGAGGCGGTACGCCGCTCGCGCGCCGGGCTGGGTGACCCGGACCGGCCGGTGGGCAGCTTCCTGTTCCTCGGCCCGACCGGGGTCGGCAAGACCGAGCTGGCGCGCTCGCTCGCGGAGGCGCTGTTCGGTGAGCCGGACCGGATGATCCGGCTGGACATGAGCGAGTTCCAGGAGCGGCACACGGTGTCGCGGCTGGTCGGGGCGCCGCCCGGATACATCGGTTACGGCGAGGCCGGGCAGCTGACCGAGGCGGTACGGCGGCGGCCGTACAGCGTGGTGCTGCTCGACGAGATCGAGAAGGCGCACCCGGACGTGTTCAACATCCTGCTCCAGGTGCTCGACGACGGGCGGCTCACCGACAGTCAGGGCCGCACCGTCAGCTTCAAGAACGTCGTGTTGATCATGACGAGCAACCTGGGGTCGGACCTGATCAGCGGGACCACCCGCAGCGTCGGGTTCGGTGGGGCGGAGAACGGGCGCTCGCCCGACGACGACCTGCGGGATCGGCTGGACCGGCGGCTCAAGGAACAGCTGCGGCCGGAGTTCATCAACCGGATCGACGAGATCATCATCTTCCGGCAGCTGGAGACCGACCAGCTCCGGAAGATCACCGAGATGCTGCTGGAGTCGACCCGGCGCCGGCTGCACGCCCAGGACGTGCGACTGGAGATCACCACGGCGGCGGTGGATTGGCTGGCGGACAAGGGGTACCAGCCGGAGTTCGGTGCCCGGCCGCTGCGCCGGACCATCCAGCGCGAGCTGGACAACCGGCTGTCGAAGATGCTGCTCGGGGCGGACCTCGCGCCGGGCCAGACGGTCCGGGTCGACGCCCGCGACGGTGCGCTGATCTTCGACGTCGAGTCCCCGACCCTGAGCACCCGCTGA